From Magnolia sinica isolate HGM2019 chromosome 13, MsV1, whole genome shotgun sequence, one genomic window encodes:
- the LOC131223272 gene encoding caffeoylshikimate esterase has protein sequence MSSETHPEPAETPPTPANFWGDMPEDEYYKSQGVKNTKSYFETPNGKLFTQEFLPLDLPIKGTVYMTHGYGSDTGWLFQKICISFCNWGYAVYGADMLGHGRSDGIRCYLGDMEKVAATSLSFFRSVRTSERFRDLPAFLFGESMGGAASMLMYFQSDPDTWTGLIFSAPLFVMPDNMKPSKVRLFVYGLLFGMADTWQAMPDNKMVGKAIKDPEKLKIIAGNPRRYTGKPRVGTMRELARVCEYIQANFSRVTAPFLTVHGTADGVTAPSSSTLLYEQASSEDKTIKLYEGMYHSLIQGEPDENSERVLADMREWIDERVRRYGSTSDSRGSLN, from the coding sequence ATGTCGTCCGAAACGCACCCCGAACCGGCCGAAACGCCACCGACTCCCGCGAATTTCTGGGGCGACATGCCAGAAGACGAGTACTACAAATCCCAAGGCGTCAAGAACACCAAATCCTACTTCGAAACCCCAAACGGCAAGCTCTTCACGCAGGAATTCTTACCATTGGATCTTCCCATCAAGGGCACCGTCTACATGACCCATGGCTACGGATCCGACACGGGCTGGCTCTTCCAGAAGATCTGTATCTCCTTCTGCAATTGGGGCTACGCCGTCTACGGCGCAGATATGCTGGGACATGGCAGATCGGACGGCATCCGTTGCTATCTCGGCGATATGGAGAAGGTCGCCGCCACGTCACTGTCCTTCTTCCGCAGCGTTCGCACCAGCGAACGTTTCCGCGACCTCCCGGCCTTCCTGTTCGGAGAGTCCATGGGCGGCGCGGCCTCGATGCTCATGTACTTCCAGTCGGATCCCGACACGTGGACGGGTCTGATCTTCTCGGCCCCGCTCTTCGTCATGCCCGACAACATGAAGCCGTCCAAGGTCAGGCTCTTCGTGTACGGGCTCCTCTTCGGGATGGCCGACACGTGGCAAGCGATGCCGGATAACAAGATGGTGGGGAAGGCGATCAAAGATCCCGAGAAATTGAAGATTATCGCCGGTAATCCGAGGCGTTATACAGGGAAGCCGCGTGTAGGTACGATGCGGGAGCTGGCGCGCGTGTGCGAGTACATCCAGGCTAACTTCTCACGTGTGACGGCGCCGTTCCTGACTGTCCACGGGACGGCTGACGGCGTAACGGCTCCGTCATCCTCAACACTGCTGTACGAGCAGGCCTCGAGCGAGGATAAAACGATTAAGCTGtacgagggcatgtatcattcgTTAATCCAGGGCGAGCCCGACGAGAACAGCGAGCGAGTCTTGGCTGATATGCGGGAGTGGATTGATGAGCGGGTGAGGAGGTATGGGTCCACGTCAGATTCCCGTGGGAGTTTGAATTAG